The proteins below are encoded in one region of Legionella antarctica:
- the tnpB gene encoding IS66 family insertion sequence element accessory protein TnpB (TnpB, as the term is used for proteins encoded by IS66 family insertion elements, is considered an accessory protein, since TnpC, encoded by a neighboring gene, is a DDE family transposase.), which produces MISFDQQQIYLYSQPIDMRKSINGLSYIISDLSSHIVQDGSLTLFYNRARDKVKLLYWDKNGFVLIYKRLEKGRFKIIKYDENMDVATLDNKQLSWLLAGLDYDLMAQNKALDYSGFY; this is translated from the coding sequence ATGATATCATTTGACCAGCAGCAGATTTATTTATACAGCCAGCCCATAGATATGCGCAAATCAATTAACGGCTTGAGTTATATTATTAGTGACCTATCGAGCCATATAGTACAAGATGGTTCACTGACTCTATTCTATAATCGGGCTCGTGATAAAGTGAAGTTGCTGTACTGGGACAAGAATGGCTTTGTCCTGATTTATAAACGTCTGGAAAAAGGCCGGTTTAAAATCATAAAATATGATGAAAATATGGATGTTGCAACACTTGATAACAAGCAATTAAGTTGGTTATTGGCAGGCCTTGATTATGACCTGATGGCTCAGAATAAAGCCCTTGATTACAGTGGTTTTTATTAA
- the mfd gene encoding transcription-repair coupling factor: MVTNTLLFQTTKSKQIWGQLYGSSLALALAEYCQQTPGVKLLIARDNLSASQLQDELQFFLNEQNTHQELLFFPDWETLPYDQFSPHQDIISERLHTLSRVQQVTNAIIITSASTLMHKLCPPEFLNQYALMLREGQKLELNSFRTQLQQSGYHCVNKVLEHGEFALRGSIIDVYPMGSGLPFRIELFDDEIESLREFDTETQRTIEKISEINVLPAREFPLNEQSQTLFRKAFRELFPGNPSQCPIYEAITNGQFPSGIEYFLPLFFEKTVTFFDYLPQNAKICLIEDIQENAEQFWQELTERYEQRRYDITRPILAPAACFINPTELLTQANTYEQLRLFHKPSERKGALNFDIAIAPQLPIDRKTPEPLSLLREYCANTARRYLIIVESAGRREVLLDLLKLSGLAPKVQPCWQDFINDNVPLNITTGPLIYGCELSNKNIVLIVESQLFGEQSTPQRRSSQKAVDPDLIIRDMAELRLGAPVVHLQFGVGRYQGLQYITTNGMSSEFLVLSYSGDDKIYVPVTSLHLISRYTGVDSEHAPLHKLGSEQWQKEKKKAAEKIHDVAIELLDLYAKREAQPGHQYDFNQAEYIKFASGFPFTETSDQLNAIDQIINDMQSSRPMDRLICGDVGFGKTEVAMRAAFVAVQNGKQVCVLVPTTLLAGQHFESFRDRFADFPINIELLSRFRSSKESQGVLAGLSSGQVDIVIGTHKLFQSNIAFKNLGLLIIDEEHRFGVKQKEHMKSLRTHVDILSMTATPIPRTLNMAMAGIRDISLIATPPAKRLAIKTFWQEKKDIVVREALLREILRGGQVFFLHNNVQTIDRVCQDLQSLVPEAKIRSAHGQMRERELERVMSDFYHHRFNVLVCTTIIETGIDIPTANTIIIDRADKFGLAQLHQLRGRVGRSHHQAYAYLLTPDEKLLTPDAVKRLEAIVSLEDLGAGFTLATHDLEIRGAGELLGEDQSGNMHAIGFNLFMEMLDRAVDDLKAGRTPELSTPMHQGPEIDLRISAIIPEDYIGDIHNRLIMYKRISNAKTTQQLHDLQIELIDRFGLLPQPVKHLLLITELKLKADKLGIQKISAALEKGKLDFNEKPSINPGVLINLIQVHAKRYQMEGPQRLRFSLDSTTPEERIFEISSLLTRLAS, encoded by the coding sequence ATGGTGACAAATACGCTACTCTTTCAAACCACTAAGTCCAAACAAATATGGGGACAATTGTATGGTAGCAGCCTGGCGCTTGCCTTAGCCGAATATTGCCAGCAAACACCCGGTGTGAAACTGCTTATTGCTCGGGATAATCTCAGCGCAAGTCAACTCCAGGATGAATTACAATTTTTCCTCAATGAGCAAAATACTCATCAGGAATTATTATTTTTCCCCGACTGGGAAACCTTGCCTTATGATCAGTTCTCGCCACACCAGGATATTATTTCGGAACGACTTCATACGCTAAGCCGTGTGCAGCAAGTCACCAATGCGATAATAATTACCTCAGCAAGCACCTTAATGCATAAACTTTGTCCCCCTGAATTTTTAAATCAATATGCATTGATGCTTAGAGAGGGTCAAAAATTAGAGTTAAATTCCTTTAGAACTCAGCTGCAACAATCCGGATATCATTGTGTCAATAAAGTTCTGGAACATGGCGAATTTGCCCTACGCGGATCGATTATTGATGTTTACCCCATGGGGAGTGGCTTGCCCTTTCGTATCGAACTGTTTGATGATGAAATCGAAAGCCTGAGAGAATTTGATACCGAAACACAGCGCACTATAGAAAAAATATCGGAAATTAACGTTTTGCCAGCTCGAGAGTTCCCTTTGAATGAGCAAAGTCAGACTCTTTTTAGAAAAGCATTTAGAGAGCTCTTTCCAGGAAACCCGAGCCAATGCCCTATTTATGAAGCCATTACCAACGGTCAATTTCCTTCGGGCATAGAATATTTTCTTCCTCTTTTTTTTGAAAAAACGGTCACTTTTTTTGATTATTTACCCCAAAATGCTAAAATTTGTCTCATAGAAGATATTCAGGAAAATGCAGAGCAGTTCTGGCAGGAGTTAACCGAACGATATGAGCAAAGGCGTTATGACATCACTCGGCCTATACTCGCACCAGCTGCATGTTTTATTAATCCAACCGAATTATTAACACAAGCCAACACCTACGAACAATTGCGATTGTTTCATAAACCTTCCGAAAGAAAAGGGGCTCTCAATTTTGATATTGCCATAGCACCGCAATTACCTATAGATAGAAAAACACCTGAGCCATTGAGTCTTTTACGAGAGTATTGCGCTAATACTGCTCGTCGATATTTAATTATTGTTGAAAGTGCTGGCCGCCGTGAAGTCTTACTGGATTTATTAAAACTGAGTGGACTTGCTCCTAAAGTACAACCTTGCTGGCAAGATTTTATCAATGATAATGTACCGCTCAATATAACAACTGGACCACTAATTTATGGTTGTGAGTTGAGCAATAAAAATATTGTTTTAATTGTTGAATCACAATTATTTGGCGAACAGAGCACTCCTCAACGTCGCAGTTCTCAGAAGGCTGTTGATCCGGACCTTATTATTCGTGATATGGCCGAGTTACGATTAGGGGCGCCAGTAGTTCACCTTCAGTTTGGTGTTGGACGCTATCAAGGTCTGCAATACATCACCACTAATGGTATGTCCAGTGAGTTTTTAGTACTGTCCTATTCAGGCGATGATAAAATATACGTACCAGTCACCTCACTTCATTTAATCAGCCGCTACACTGGAGTTGACAGTGAACACGCCCCCTTGCACAAGCTCGGCTCTGAACAATGGCAAAAAGAGAAGAAAAAAGCAGCTGAAAAAATCCATGATGTTGCTATTGAATTACTGGATCTTTATGCCAAAAGAGAAGCGCAACCAGGGCATCAATATGATTTCAATCAAGCTGAATACATAAAGTTTGCCAGTGGTTTCCCTTTTACAGAAACCAGCGATCAGTTGAATGCAATAGACCAAATCATTAATGACATGCAATCCTCGAGGCCTATGGATCGATTAATTTGTGGTGATGTAGGTTTTGGAAAAACAGAAGTCGCAATGCGCGCTGCGTTTGTGGCGGTTCAGAATGGAAAACAAGTGTGTGTGCTGGTTCCTACAACGCTATTGGCCGGACAACATTTTGAATCATTCCGAGATCGTTTCGCCGACTTCCCAATAAATATAGAATTATTATCTCGTTTTCGCAGTAGTAAGGAATCCCAAGGAGTCCTGGCAGGCTTGTCCTCCGGTCAGGTAGATATAGTAATTGGTACTCATAAATTATTTCAAAGTAATATCGCTTTTAAAAATCTGGGATTATTAATTATTGATGAAGAACATCGTTTTGGAGTAAAACAAAAAGAACACATGAAATCTCTAAGAACCCATGTTGATATTTTATCCATGACGGCCACCCCCATCCCCAGAACTTTGAATATGGCAATGGCAGGAATTAGAGATATCTCATTAATTGCCACCCCCCCTGCCAAGCGATTAGCCATCAAAACTTTTTGGCAGGAAAAAAAGGATATTGTAGTTAGAGAGGCATTACTGCGTGAAATTTTAAGAGGTGGACAGGTGTTTTTCCTCCATAATAATGTCCAAACAATTGATAGAGTGTGTCAGGATCTGCAATCCCTTGTTCCTGAAGCGAAAATTCGTAGTGCACATGGACAAATGCGCGAGCGAGAATTGGAGCGAGTGATGTCTGACTTTTATCATCACCGTTTTAATGTGTTGGTCTGCACGACCATTATTGAGACCGGAATCGATATCCCTACCGCCAATACAATTATTATTGATCGAGCTGATAAATTTGGCTTAGCCCAGCTTCATCAGCTACGAGGTCGGGTCGGGCGTTCACATCATCAGGCTTATGCTTATTTACTAACTCCTGATGAGAAACTATTAACCCCCGATGCCGTCAAGCGCCTGGAAGCTATAGTCTCACTGGAGGATTTAGGCGCTGGGTTTACCTTGGCAACTCATGATCTGGAAATTCGTGGTGCTGGCGAATTGTTAGGTGAAGATCAAAGTGGCAATATGCACGCTATTGGTTTTAATTTATTTATGGAGATGCTCGATAGAGCCGTAGATGATTTAAAAGCAGGAAGAACACCTGAATTATCAACGCCCATGCATCAGGGACCTGAAATAGACTTGCGTATCAGTGCGATTATCCCGGAAGATTATATAGGTGACATTCATAATCGCTTGATCATGTATAAGAGAATTTCCAATGCTAAAACCACACAACAATTACATGATTTACAAATTGAATTAATTGATCGCTTTGGATTGTTACCTCAGCCTGTAAAACATTTGTTGCTCATTACTGAATTAAAATTAAAAGCAGATAAATTAGGTATTCAAAAAATTAGTGCAGCCCTGGAAAAGGGCAAATTAGATTTTAATGAAAAACCCTCGATTAACCCTGGAGTATTAATTAATCTAATTCAGGTTCATGCTAAACGTTATCAGATGGAAGGACCGCAACGCTTACGCTTTAGTTTAGATAGCACTACCCCTGAAGAGCGTATATTTGAGATAAGCTCCTTGCTCACAAGGTTAGCCTCTTGA
- the tnpA gene encoding IS66 family insertion sequence element accessory protein TnpA, producing the protein MSSNRQAYWSEQNSLWESSGLAQPKFCEQQGLVYKQFVYWRGRLNKKISGNAEPKLLKVSTTPARELSQVKAAPTSCLEVILPTGIKLHIKTEADISKASALIQLLGDAR; encoded by the coding sequence ATGAGTTCAAATCGACAGGCCTATTGGTCAGAGCAAAACAGCCTCTGGGAATCAAGTGGATTAGCGCAACCAAAATTTTGTGAACAACAAGGTCTGGTATATAAGCAATTTGTTTATTGGCGCGGAAGACTTAATAAAAAGATCTCCGGGAACGCTGAGCCGAAGCTGTTGAAGGTATCAACGACCCCAGCACGTGAACTATCCCAAGTTAAAGCTGCGCCGACATCCTGTCTGGAAGTTATCCTACCTACGGGTATTAAATTGCACATTAAAACTGAAGCAGACATCAGCAAAGCCAGTGCGCTTATCCAGCTATTAGGCGATGCACGATGA
- a CDS encoding AMP-binding protein produces the protein MSKDTNLGSLSQLLLKNEKEIATRVYLRQPRECVWHEFTWAKTMLQARKVAAFLQQLGLKKGSHVAIISKNCAEWFITDFGIYLAGMVSVPLFSNQHEKSIHYILEHADIEAVFIGKLDDHQLVRSYIPEQYMTIGFDYHKDLEVNHSWSDVLEIQPLVELEEPKPEDIYTIIYTSGTSGLPKGAMFTNQAITNYLNLFPEDLLRVRKLDHYKLISYLPLAHIYERSAIELASVSINCDVSFVESLAQFSKNLQTIQPNFFTAVPRIWGVFQQKIGEKLSPSLLNFLLKTPFISGLIKNKITHGLGLTACTNSFSGASPLPVPILDFFEKIGVNIQEGYGQTENLAYATLSLLGERKPGFVGTPRLGVEIKPGEEGELLLKSPCLMSGYYKDKESTKKAFTSEGWLRTGDLVEIDAQNRVKIVGRTSENFKNQSGEFVAPSPIERQFQNEMIDQLCLVGRGLPTNVLLITLKEGVLIRNKKEEINKVLEELWHHVNTGLVKYERIGHVIIAKGEWTPANDLLTPTLKVKRRVVEEYYADVIGSALDQSQRIYWEK, from the coding sequence ATGTCAAAAGATACTAATTTAGGTTCACTAAGCCAATTACTTTTAAAAAATGAAAAGGAAATTGCTACCCGGGTGTATTTAAGACAACCAAGAGAGTGCGTCTGGCATGAATTTACCTGGGCTAAGACGATGCTGCAAGCACGTAAAGTAGCTGCTTTTTTGCAACAGTTAGGGCTAAAAAAAGGCAGTCATGTTGCTATTATTTCTAAAAATTGTGCGGAGTGGTTTATCACAGATTTTGGTATTTATCTGGCGGGTATGGTTAGTGTGCCTCTTTTTAGCAATCAACATGAGAAAAGTATTCACTACATTTTGGAGCATGCTGATATTGAAGCAGTCTTTATAGGTAAATTGGATGATCATCAACTGGTTCGCAGTTATATTCCAGAACAATATATGACTATTGGTTTTGATTATCATAAAGACCTGGAGGTAAATCACAGTTGGTCAGATGTACTGGAAATTCAACCGCTTGTAGAATTAGAAGAACCAAAGCCGGAGGATATCTATACCATTATTTATACCTCAGGAACATCGGGTTTGCCAAAAGGGGCGATGTTTACGAATCAGGCTATAACAAACTATCTGAATCTGTTCCCAGAAGATTTGCTGAGAGTCAGAAAATTAGACCACTATAAATTAATTTCTTACCTTCCGCTGGCCCATATTTACGAGCGATCTGCAATTGAATTAGCTAGTGTCTCTATAAACTGTGATGTTTCTTTTGTAGAGAGTCTGGCTCAGTTTTCTAAAAATTTACAAACAATTCAACCCAATTTTTTTACAGCCGTTCCTCGCATATGGGGTGTTTTCCAGCAAAAAATTGGAGAAAAATTATCTCCGTCATTACTAAATTTTTTATTAAAAACCCCCTTTATCTCCGGTTTAATTAAGAATAAAATTACTCATGGACTGGGTTTAACTGCATGTACTAATTCATTTTCTGGTGCTTCTCCTTTACCTGTCCCTATTTTGGATTTTTTTGAAAAAATAGGTGTAAATATTCAAGAGGGATATGGTCAAACGGAAAATTTAGCCTATGCAACTTTATCCCTGTTAGGTGAAAGAAAGCCCGGTTTTGTGGGTACTCCAAGGCTAGGGGTTGAGATTAAACCCGGAGAGGAGGGAGAGTTGTTGCTTAAGTCCCCTTGTTTAATGTCTGGATATTATAAAGATAAAGAATCAACTAAGAAGGCGTTTACTTCTGAAGGATGGTTGAGAACAGGTGATCTGGTAGAGATTGATGCACAGAATCGAGTTAAAATTGTGGGGAGAACCTCAGAAAATTTCAAAAACCAAAGTGGCGAATTTGTGGCTCCATCACCTATAGAGCGGCAATTTCAAAATGAAATGATCGATCAATTATGTTTAGTAGGCCGTGGCCTTCCTACTAATGTTTTATTAATCACACTAAAAGAAGGGGTTTTGATTCGAAATAAGAAAGAAGAGATCAATAAAGTCCTGGAAGAACTTTGGCATCATGTTAACACTGGCTTAGTAAAATACGAACGAATAGGTCATGTAATCATTGCAAAAGGGGAGTGGACCCCAGCTAATGATTTGTTAACCCCAACCCTTAAAGTGAAGCGGCGCGTTGTAGAGGAATATTATGCTGATGTAATTGGATCTGCATTAGATCAATCGCAGCGTATTTATTGGGAAAAATAA
- the tnpC gene encoding IS66 family transposase, whose amino-acid sequence MMVWPLVFWYNKPMKKTNYITQKDSKTMEQMVADLQLKLVESEKKHQEHIQSKDIIISALHHQLFVLKNAKFGRKSEKLEEDKQLDLGFDEAELLSSQDVTSEEVIETKTITIKKKKPGRKPLPSNMPYIEHIHDINDADKHCACGCALTHIGNETSEQLDVLPQVTYRVIHIRRKYACKSCEDTIKTAKPPKQPFPKSIATAGLVAAVIDAKFNRHLPLYRQEDMFKSMGAEISRTNLGNWVVKAAELLKPIVDKMVTQIQSYDVAYADETVLQVLNEQGKLSTSTSYMWLFGGGPPDKRCFVYQYHSSRQDAIAKQFFDSFEGYLHADCYSAYVNLDKSRIKHVACMAHARRYFVDIVKATKNKPGIAKSAVEWFAKLYAIEKRLKEDKATNEQVKQARMTEAKPILSEFKQWLLTQQKTTLPKSPLGKALFYSIKHWDSLTQYINDGRLEIDNNRSERAIKPFVIGRKNWLFNTSTKGADASSILFSLVQTCKEHSVDVFAYFKFALESVAKCNNEHDIQLLLPYNVNPELLKDQRIIPVLQYEDK is encoded by the coding sequence ATGATGGTTTGGCCACTGGTTTTTTGGTATAATAAGCCCATGAAAAAGACCAATTACATCACTCAAAAAGACTCCAAAACCATGGAACAAATGGTGGCTGATTTACAGCTGAAATTGGTCGAGTCCGAGAAAAAACACCAAGAACATATTCAATCAAAAGACATTATTATTTCTGCGCTGCACCATCAGCTCTTTGTATTAAAAAACGCTAAATTTGGCCGAAAAAGCGAGAAGCTTGAAGAAGACAAACAGCTGGATTTAGGCTTTGATGAAGCAGAACTGTTGAGCTCACAAGATGTTACATCTGAAGAAGTTATTGAAACCAAAACCATTACGATTAAAAAGAAAAAACCTGGCCGCAAGCCACTCCCCTCAAACATGCCTTATATCGAGCACATTCATGACATCAATGATGCAGACAAACACTGTGCTTGCGGTTGTGCCTTAACACACATTGGCAATGAAACCAGTGAGCAACTTGATGTATTGCCTCAAGTCACTTATCGCGTGATTCACATCAGAAGAAAATACGCCTGCAAGTCATGCGAAGATACTATTAAAACAGCCAAGCCACCTAAACAACCTTTTCCAAAGAGCATTGCCACGGCAGGTCTTGTGGCAGCGGTCATTGATGCTAAGTTCAACCGTCATTTACCTCTATATCGCCAAGAGGATATGTTTAAAAGCATGGGCGCTGAGATTAGTCGTACTAATTTGGGTAACTGGGTGGTAAAAGCTGCCGAGCTGCTCAAGCCCATCGTTGATAAAATGGTGACACAAATACAAAGCTATGATGTAGCCTATGCTGATGAAACCGTACTTCAAGTCCTTAATGAACAAGGCAAGTTATCAACCAGCACCTCCTACATGTGGCTTTTTGGTGGGGGTCCACCAGATAAGCGCTGTTTTGTTTATCAATATCATTCGAGTCGCCAAGATGCGATTGCCAAGCAGTTCTTTGATTCGTTTGAAGGCTATCTTCATGCCGATTGCTACAGTGCTTATGTAAATCTTGATAAGTCGCGCATTAAGCATGTTGCTTGTATGGCGCATGCCAGACGTTACTTTGTTGATATTGTCAAAGCCACTAAAAACAAACCCGGTATTGCTAAATCAGCGGTTGAGTGGTTCGCGAAACTTTATGCTATTGAAAAGCGCTTAAAAGAAGACAAGGCAACAAATGAGCAAGTTAAACAGGCACGAATGACTGAAGCCAAGCCGATTTTAAGTGAGTTCAAGCAGTGGTTGTTAACACAACAAAAAACCACCTTGCCAAAGTCGCCACTCGGAAAAGCACTTTTTTATTCAATAAAGCACTGGGATAGTCTCACGCAATACATTAATGATGGTCGGCTTGAAATAGATAATAATCGTTCTGAACGCGCCATCAAACCCTTTGTGATCGGGCGGAAAAATTGGTTGTTTAATACATCAACTAAAGGTGCTGATGCTTCGAGTATTCTCTTTTCTCTAGTGCAAACATGCAAAGAGCATAGCGTGGATGTCTTTGCTTACTTTAAATTCGCGCTTGAGAGTGTCGCCAAATGTAATAATGAGCATGATATTCAACTCTTATTGCCCTACAACGTCAACCCAGAGTTACTCAAGGATCAAAGAATCATTCCTGTTTTACAGTATGAAGACAAGTAG